In Fusarium falciforme chromosome 9, complete sequence, the following are encoded in one genomic region:
- a CDS encoding Vegetative incompatibility protein HET-E-1 produces MAWVNSEECTARPKNLVRDVNAGGESRIQVGNNYTEVHNYNEPNRNRCLADLRLTDPRDDKTRIEQTKGGLLKDSYKWVLDHEDFRRWRNDRDSRLLWIKGDAGKGKTMLLCGIIDELSQSRAEIVNANEGGLFGNFAVKMSRRFKKLSLSPTHSRPVSFFFCQGTDSRLNRAVAVLRGLMYVLLCQQPSLISHIQSEYDHAGRQLFEDTNGFYTLSRALLSMLGDRRAGGCYMIIDALDECEQDLPQLLDFIVQSASASAYVKWIVSSRNRPDIELLLHRAASKTRLSLELNEHHVTQAVNTYVDHKVLHLVSLKGNKSLQDQVRNEMRQKADGTFLWVALVAQELQKVQSWHVLSVLKQMPSGLTPFYERMMHHIQQLQPEDSEFCRLVISAATAAYRPLRLCELGALSCLPRNVSDDLGSVVDMCASFLSIRDDHVYLIHQSVKDFLTSKESNAIFQHGFAAAHHTMFLRSLQIMSDMLRRDLYDLHHPGASVDDVRQPEPDPLAPVRYSCIYWVDHLSDAIWHRTSMPIDDLQDDGIVHQFLSKKYLYWLEALSLLRDIPGGVVAMTKLETLLERSDGSCLFDLVRDARRFILSHGWAIGNAPLQTYASALIFSPRRSMTRKLFEREEPDWIITKPAMAEDWDACQATLEGHGGPVRSVAFSPDGQRLASASHDTTVKIWDATTGHCQATLKGHGGSVQSVAFSPDGQRLASASDDKTVKIWDATTGHCQATLKGHGGSVRSVAFSPDGQRLASASYDNSVKIWDATTGHCQATLEGHGGSVWSVAFSPDGQRLASASRDKTVKIWDVTTGHCQATLTGHDGAVWSVAFSPDGQRLASASYDKTVKIWDATTGHCQATLGGHRGSVQSVAFSPDGQHLASASYDKTVKIWDATTGHCQATLRGHRSWVQSVAFSPDGQRLASASYDNSVKIWDATTGHCQATLKGHGSAVSSVAFSPDGQRLASASDDKTVKIWDATTGHCQATLKGHGGSVWSVAFSPDGQRLASASYDETVKIWDATTGHCQATLEGHGSAVWSVAFSPDGQRLASASRDKTVKIWDATTGHCQATLEGHGDWVQSVAFSSDGQRLASASWDKTVKIWDATTGHCQATLDVGRPLDTIRFDETGARLLTNVGTFDLSVPSPSPPAVLPASGPLRHSNQNQGYGISADGVWITYQGRNLLWLPSEYRPGTSAITASTVVLGCNSGRVLLFRFTGNAPR; encoded by the exons ATGGCGTGGGTGAACAGCGAGGAGTGCACGGCGCGACCGAAAAACCTCGTCCGGGACGTGAACGCCGGCGGCGAAAGCAGAATTCAGGTTGGAAACAACTACACTGAAGTCCACAACTACAACGAACCGAACCGCAATCGATGCCTTGCCGACCTACGATTGACCGACCCCCGCGACGACAAGACGCGCATCGAGCAGACAAAGGGTGGCCTTCTCAAGGACTCGTACAAGTGGGTTCTAGATCACGAGGACTTTCGGCGATGGCGAAACGACAGAGACAGCCGGTTGCTCTGGATCAAAGGCGACgccggcaagggcaagacgaTGTTGCTGTGCGGGATCATCGACGAACTATCGCAGTCACGGGCGGAAATAGTCAACGCGAACGAGGGTGGTCTGTTCGGTAACTTCGCGGTGAAGATGTCGCGCCGATTCAAGAAATTGTCCCTTTCGCCAACACACTCACGTCCCGTATCATTTTTCTTCTGCCAAGGGACCGATTCCCGACTCAACAGGGCGGTAGCCGTATTGCGAGGACTGATGTACGTTTTGCTCTGTCAACAACCATCGCTCATCTCGCACATCCAAAGCGAATACGACCATGCAGGTCGACAACTCTTCGAAGATACAAACGGGTTCTACACCTTGTCCCGGGCTCTGCTTAGCATGCTTGGCGATCGTCGCGCGGGGGGTTGCTACATGATCATCGACGCCCTCGACGAATGCGAGCAAGACCTACCACAACTCTTAGACTTTATTGTCCAGAGCGCATCTGCGTCTGCTTACGTCAAGTGGATCGTCTCCAGCCGAAACAGACCCGATattgagctgctgctgcatcgCGCTGCTTCAAAAACGAGGCTAAGCCTGGAGCTGAACGAACACCATGTCACCCAAGCCGTCAATACGTACGTCGACCACAAAGTCTTGCACCTCGTATCGCTGAAAGGGAACAAATCACTGCAAGATCAAGTTCGGAATGAGATGCGTCAGAAGGCCGATGGAACCTTCCTCTGGGTTGCTCTCGTCGCGCAGGAACTTCAGAAGGTCCAGAGCTGGCACGTCTTAAGTGTCCTCAAGCAGATGCCGTCGGGCCTAACGCCATTCTACGAACGAATGATGCATCACATTCAGCAACTTCAGCCTGAGGATAGCGAGTTCTGCCGCCTTGTTATTTCGGCGGCAACTGCCGCTTACCGGCCTCTCCGCTTGTGTGAGCTGGGCGCGCTGTCTTGTTTGCCTCGAAATGTCTCCGATGACCTTGGATCTGTGGTAGATATGTGTGCCTCGTTTCTTTCGATCCGGGATGACCATGTCTATCTCATTCATCAGTCCGTCAAGGATTTCCTGACGAGCAAGGAGTCGAATGCAATTTTCCAGCATGGATTTGCAGCCGCACATCATACCATGTTCTTGAGATCGTTACAGATTATGTCTGATATGTTGCGACGCGATTTGTACGACTTACACCACCCCGGCGCCTCTGTCGACGACGTCCGCCAGCCCGAACCGGACCCGCTAGCCCCGGTGCGGTACTCATGCATCTACTGGGTTGACCACCTAAGCGATGCAATCTGGCATAGGACGTCGATGCCCATCGACGACCTCCAGGACGACGGCATAGTCCATCAATTTCTCAGCAAGAAGTACCTCTACTGGCTCGAGGCGCTAAGTCTTCTCCGAGACATACCGGGAGGCGTGGTTGCGATGACGAAGCTCGAGACATTGCTA GAACGGTCCGATGGGTCCTGCTTATTCGACCTCGTCCGAGATGCACGCCGATTTATCCTGTCGCACGGATGGGCGATAGGGAACGCGCCTCTTCAGACATATGCGTCGGCGCTTATCTTTAGTCCTAGGCGGAGCATGACGAGGAAACTGTTCGAAAGGGAAGAGCCGGATTGGATTATAACTAAACCGGCTATGGCAGAGGATTGGGATGCATGCCAGGCGACgctcgagggccatggcGGGCCGGTTCggtcggtggccttctcgcccgacgGCCAGCGCCTCGCATCGGCGTCACACGACAcgaccgtcaagatctgggatgccacgacgggccactgccaggcgacgCTCAAGGGCCATGGTGGTTCGGTTCagtcggtggccttctcgcccgacggccagcgcctcgcatcggcgtcagacgacaagaccgtcaagatctgggatgccacgacgggccactgccaggcgacgCTCAAGGGCCATGGCGGTTCGGTTCggtcggtggccttctcgcccgacgGCCAGCGCCTCGCATCGGCGTCATACGACAACagcgtcaagatctgggatgccacgacgggccactgccaggcgacgctcgagggccatggcGGGTCGGTTTggtcggtggccttctcgcccgacgGCCAGCGCCTCGCATCAGCGTCACGCGAcaagaccgtcaagatctgggatgtcacgacgggccactgccaggcgacgCTCACAGGCCATGACGGTGCGGTTTggtcggtggccttctcgcccgacgGCCAGCGCCTCGCATCAGCGTCATACGAcaagaccgtcaagatctgggatgccacgacgggccactgccaggcgacgCTCGGTGGCCATCGCGGTTCGGTTCagtcggtggccttctcgcccgacggccagcatctcgcatcggcgtcatacgacaagaccgtcaagatctgggatgccacgacgggccactgccaggcgacgCTCAGGGGCCATCGCAGTTGGGTTCagtcggtggccttctcgcccgacgGCCAGCGCCTCGCATCGGCGTCATACGACAACagcgtcaagatctgggatgccacgacgggccactgccaggcgacgCTCAAGGGCCATGGCAGTGCGGTTTcgtcggtggccttctcgcccgacggccagcgcctcgcatcggcgtcagacgacaagaccgtcaagatctgggatgccacgacgggccactgccaggcgacgCTCAAGGGCCATGGCGGGTCGGTTTggtcggtggccttctcgcccgacgGCCAGCGCCTCGCATCGGCGTCATACGACgagaccgtcaagatctgggatgccacgACGGGCCACTGCCAGGCGACACTCGAGGGCCATGGCAGTGCGGTTTggtcggtggccttctcgcccgacgGCCAGCGCCTCGCATCAGCGTCACGCGAcaagaccgtcaagatctgggatgccacgacgggccactgccaggcgacgctcgagggccatggcGATTGGGTTCagtcggtggccttctcgtcCGACGGCCAGCGCCTCGCATCAGCGTCATGGGAcaagaccgtcaagatctgggatgccacgacgggccactgccaggcgacgCTCGATGTAGGTAGGCCTCTCGATACTATCCGTTTCGACGAGACCGGCGCTCGTCTTCTTACGAATGTTGGCACTTTCGACCTGAGCGTGCCCTCGCCCTCACCACCCGCTGTGCTACCTGCATCCGGTCCTCTGCGTCACTCCAATCAAAATCAAGGCTATGGCATCAGTGCAGATGGCGTATGGATCACGTATCAAGGTCGGAACCTGCTGTGGCTCCCGTCAGAGTATCGTCCCGGGACGTCAGCAATCACAGCATCGACTGTCGTTCTCGGTTGCAATTCGGGACGGGTCTTACTATTCCGGTTCACGGGGAACGCACCTCGTTAG